One stretch of Zingiber officinale cultivar Zhangliang chromosome 6B, Zo_v1.1, whole genome shotgun sequence DNA includes these proteins:
- the LOC121988655 gene encoding uncharacterized protein LOC121988655 gives MPRPGPRPYECVKRAWHSDRHKPIRGSLIQEIFRLANDMHSAATRKNKEWQEKLPIVVLKVEEIMYSKANSEAEYGDLKTLVDRVTDAIDTIIRKEDSPEIGDFLQPCIEAALNLGCVPRRVSKSQHRSNPMCYLSPNASDVRPSSLKTSDSNTSSLGHILKGIPDFSNPNNYTSQFPSWNSSMDRIQCPNSKKNEPSAFKGKLPVHVSSFTCPNLAGAYPMYYSDNHPGMAYHQSLQFSEDQMYRMTAATTSGFMSKAETSFEQNLIGGKFVTGTSKGDSTISETRNEGWGLSLRLGLPSSPSKNAKPLD, from the exons ATGCCCAGACCAGGACCAAGGCCATATGAATGTGTGAAGCGTGCTTGGCACAGTGACAGACACAAGCCAATTCGAGGATCCCTTATTCAAGAGATATTCAG ATTGGCCAATGATATGCATAGTGCTGCCACCAGGAAGAATAAGGAGTGGCAGGAGAAGCTCCCCATTGTCGTTCTGAAGGTTGAGGAGATCATGTACTCTAAAGCCAACTCCGAG GCAGAATACGGGGACTTGAAGACATTAGTAGATCGAGTAACTGATGCTATTGACACCATTATCCGGAAGGAAGACTCCCCTGAGATTGGAGACTTCTTGCAGCCTTGTATTGAAG CGGCACTTAACCTGGGCTGTGTTCCGAGAAGAGTTTCGAAGAGCCAGCACCGCAGCAACCCAATGTGCTATCTTAGTCCAAACGCAAGTGATGTCAGACCGTCCTCGCTGAAAACCTCTGATAGTAACACAAGCAGCCTCGGACATATCCTCAAGGGGATTCCAGATTTCAGCAACCCGAACAACTATACCTCCCAGTTTCCATCCTG GAACTCAAGTATGGACAGAATCCAATGCCCAAACTCAAAGAAGAATGAACCCTCCGCTTTCAAAGGAAAATTGCCTGTTCATGTCTCAAGCTTTACCTGCCCAAATCTGGCTGGAGCATATCCCATGTATTACAGCGATAATCATCCTGGGATGGCATACCATCAATCTCTTCAATTCAGCGAGGACCAAATGTATCGTATGACAGCAGCCACCACGAGTGGCTTCATGTCCAAGGCAGAGACCAGTTTCGAGCAGAACCTTATTGGCGGCAAATTTGTCACCGGTACCTCAAAAGGTGATTCAACAATTTCAGAGACGCGTAACGAAGGATGGGGCCTGTCGCTGAGGTTGGGGCTTCCATCATCTCCATCCAAAAATGCCAAGCCACTGGATTGA